The following proteins come from a genomic window of Clupea harengus chromosome 22, Ch_v2.0.2, whole genome shotgun sequence:
- the LOC105906953 gene encoding chemokine XC receptor 1-like — MESNGTLTTADPYGIYSDYDEPVLLEENVLGIFFSIFPTVCYSLIFFVSLAGNSFLLWALLKQEDLRQTSSLLLLHLTMSDLIFTVTLPFWAVYVSDGWVMGEVACKLLNGMLFLGFYSYMMFLMAMTLHRYRAVVHAVTASTFKPNVHLLSAGLWVFCLTFSIPEMVFSETEEFNDAVYCIQSYGSHMPEYLVYYVQISIFFLLPFSVITFCYTRMWFRIRQCRMGKKNQAVRLIFLIVVGFFICWAPYNIFLFIHALGLQGLIPAEKLEQSVAFKFTYTISHTLAYFHCCFSPIIHILGAGKFRGHLNLSRGFRRFSVSQRTQTFSTHTSEALSALSMSGQTNI, encoded by the coding sequence ATGGAGTCCAATGGGACACTGACAACTGCAGATCCTTACGGCATTTACTCAGACTATGATGAGCCTGTGCTGCTTGAAGAGAATGTGCTGGGGATCTTCTTCTCGATTTTCCCCACTGTCTGCTACAGCCTGATCTTCTTTGTTAGCTTGGCAGGGAACAGTTTCCTCCTCTGGGCTCTGCTGAAGCAGGAGGACCTGAGGCAGACGTccagcctgctgctgctgcacctcACCATGTCTGACCTGATCTTCACTGTGACACTTCCCTTCTGGGCAGTGTAtgtcagcgacggctgggtgATGGGTGAGGTGGCATGCAAGCTCCTGAATGGCATGCTGTTCTTGGGCTTCTACAGCTACATGATGTTCCTCATGGCCATGACTCTGCACCGCTACAGAGCAGTTGTGCACGCCGTCACGGCATCCACCTTCAAGCCCAACGTTCACCTTCTCAGTGCCGGGCTGTGGGTGTTCTGTTTGACCTTCAGCATACCCGAGATGGTGTTCTCAGAGACGGAGGAATTCAATGATGCTGTGTATTGCATCCAGTCCTACGGGTCACACATGCCAGAGTATCTGGTGTATTACGTGCAGATAAGCATTTTCTTCTTGTTGCCGTTCTCAGTCATCACATTCTGCTACACGAGGATGTGGTTCCGCATCCGGCAGTGCAGGATGGGGAAGAAGAACCAGGCAGTGAGGCTGATCTTCCTGATTGTGGTGGGCTTTTTCATCTGCTGGGCGCCATACAACATTTTCCTTTTCATACACGCGCTGGGCCTCCAGGGCCTGATTCCTGCTGAGAAATTAGAGCAGTCGGTCGCCTTCAAGTTCACCTACACCATCTCCCACACCTTGGCTTACTTCCACTGTTGCTTCAGCCCCATCATCCACATCTTAGGCGCGGGGAAGTTCAGAGGACACCTGAACCTGTCCAGAGGGTTCAGACGCTTCTCGGTTAGCCAGAGGACCCAGACCTTCAGCACTCACACTTCTGAggctctctctgcactctcaaTGTCTGGCCAAACCAACATCTAA